The following are encoded in a window of Ranitomeya variabilis isolate aRanVar5 chromosome 6, aRanVar5.hap1, whole genome shotgun sequence genomic DNA:
- the LOC143782382 gene encoding serpin B6-like isoform X2 has protein sequence MDSLSAANGNFAINMFKKLTENNNKYNLFFSPLSISSALAMIHLGAKANTASQMSKVLQFEKAKDVHAAFQALISEINKPGTDYLLRTANRLYGEKSFSFLDEFLGSTQKHYHADLQSVEFSTKAEDCRKEINSWVEQKTEGKIQDLLPSGSVDSLTKLVLVNAIYFKGNWANQFDKQRTHEMPFRLNKNETKPVQMMYKKAKYPMTYVGELFTKVLELPYVNNELSMIIMLPDDIQDGTTGLEQLEKELSYSKFLEWTDPERMDITEMELHLPKFKLEDNYDLKSVLSDMGMPDAFDQGKSDFSGMSSNNDLVLSKVVHKSFVEVNEEGTEAAAATAGIMMCRGVIVPKIVCDHPFLFFITHTQSRSILFAGRYSAP, from the exons ATGGATTCTCTCAGTGCAGCCAATGGCAACTTTGCTATTAATATGTTCAAGAAGCTTACAGAAAACAACAACAAATACAACTTGTTTTTCTCACCATTAAGCATCTCCTCCGCTCTAGCAATGATTCATCTAGGAGCTAAAGCAAACACGGCCTCTCAAATGTCAAAG GTGCTGCAGTTTGAAAAGGCAAAGGATGTCCATGCTGCATTCCAGGCCCTGATAAGTGAAATCAACAAACCGGGCACAGATTATCTTCTAAGGACGGCTAACCGCCTGTATGGTGAAAAGTCTTTTTCATTTCTCGAT GAATTCCTGGGATCTACTCAGAAACACTATCATGCTGATTTACAGTCTGTGGAGTTTTCTACAAAGGCAGAAGACTGCAGAAAggaaataaactcctgggttgaacAAAAGACAGAAG GTAAAATCCAGGACCTGTTGCCCAGTGGCAGCGTGGATTCCCTTACCAAATTGGTGCTAGTCAATGCAATTTACTTCAAAGGAAATTGGGCAAACCAGTTTGACAAACAACGCACACATGAAATGCCCTTCAGACTAAATAAG AATGAAACCAAACCAGTGCAGATGATGTACAAAAAGGCCAAGTATCCAATGACTTATGTTGGGGAATTGTTCACCAAAGTCCTTGAGTTACCGTATGTTAATAATGAATTGAGTATGATCATAATGCTTCCTGATGACATTCAAGATGGTACTACTGGACTAGAGCAG CTTGAAAAAGAGTTATCATATAGCAAATTTTTGGAATGGACCGATCCCGAAAGAATGGACATTACAGAAATGGAGTTGCATTTGCCAAAGTTTAAGCTAGAAGACAATTATGACCTAAAATCTGTACTTAGTGACATGGGAATGCCTGATGCCTTTGACCAAGGCAAATCTGATTTCTCAGGAATGTCTAGTAATAATGATCTAGTCCTGTCTAAAGTAGTGCACAAATCTTTTGTGGAAGTGAATGAAGAGGGTACAGAGGCTGCCGCAGCCACTGCTGGCATTATGATGTGTCGCGGTGTGATTGTGCCAAAGATTGTCTGTGACCatccttttctgttttttattactCATACACAAAGCCGCAGCATCTTGTTTGCTGGTAGATATTCTGCACCCTAA